The following are encoded together in the Monodelphis domestica isolate mMonDom1 chromosome 5, mMonDom1.pri, whole genome shotgun sequence genome:
- the TAMALIN gene encoding protein TAMALIN isoform X2, whose protein sequence is MVTFVCRVHEASPAQLAGLTPGDTIASVNGLNVEGIRHREIVDIIKASGNVLRLETVYGTSIRKAELEARLQYLKQTLYEKWGEYRSLMVQEQRLVHGIVVKDPSIYDTLESVRSCLYGAGLLPGSLPFGPLLSAPSSSRSSSGRARDGSDDSVYHTCFFGGAEPLALCPPASSQAPPPPPPPAPRPLLSRSASVKCPGPGGGGGGGSLGQMWTEAREQGLCGPGLRKTKYQSFRRRLLKFIPGLNRSLEEEESQL, encoded by the exons ATGGTCACCTTTGTGTGCCGAGTTCACGAGGCCAGCCCGGCCCAGCTGGCAGGACTCACCCCAG GAGACACTATCGCCAGTGTGAACGGACTCAACGTGGAAGGGATCCGGCACCGGGAGATCGTGGACATCATCAAAGCCTCCGGCAACGTCCTCAG ACTGGAGACAGTGTATGGAACCTCCATTCGGAAGGCGGAGTTAGAAGCCCGCTTGCAGTATCTGAAG CAAACTCTATACGAGAAATGGGGGGAATATCGATCGCTGATGGTGCAAGAGCAGCGGCTAGTGCATG GTATCGTGGTGAAGGACCCCAGCATTTACGACACCTTGGAGTCCGTCAGATCCTGCCTGTACGGCGCGGGCCTCCTCCCCGGCTCCCTGCCCTTCGGCCCCCTGCTTTCGGCCCCCAGCAGCTCCCGCAGCAGTTCGGGTCGGGCACGCGATGGCTCCGATGACTCAGTGTACCACACGTGCTTCTTTGGCGGGGCGGAGCCCCTAGCCCTGTGCCCTCCGGCCTCCAGCCAGGCTCCACCCCCGCCGCCACCACCGGCCCCCCGGCCCCTGTTGAGTCGCAGCGCTAGCGTGAAGTGCCCGGGCCCCGGCGGGGGCGGGGGTGGCGGCTCCCTCGGCCAGATGTGGACAGAGGCCCGGGAGCAGGGCTTGTGCGGCCCCGGGCTGCGCAAGACCAAGTACCAGAGCTTCCGGCGGCGGCTGCTCAAGTTCATCCCCGGACTGAACCGCtccctggaggaggaggagagccaGCTGTAG
- the TAMALIN gene encoding protein TAMALIN isoform X1, translating to MTLRHLRKLQQKEEAAAAPDSTSAAPDQGAAPAPAPAPAPVASAGEELYAALEDYHPAELYRALAVSGGTLPRRKGSGFRWKSLNQSPEQQRKVLTLEKEENETFGFEIQTYGLHHREKQKVEMVTFVCRVHEASPAQLAGLTPGDTIASVNGLNVEGIRHREIVDIIKASGNVLRLETVYGTSIRKAELEARLQYLKQTLYEKWGEYRSLMVQEQRLVHGIVVKDPSIYDTLESVRSCLYGAGLLPGSLPFGPLLSAPSSSRSSSGRARDGSDDSVYHTCFFGGAEPLALCPPASSQAPPPPPPPAPRPLLSRSASVKCPGPGGGGGGGSLGQMWTEAREQGLCGPGLRKTKYQSFRRRLLKFIPGLNRSLEEEESQL from the exons ATGACCCTCCGCCACCTTAGAAAGCTGCAACAGAAAGAAGAAGCAGCGGCCGCGCCGGACTCTACGTCCGCTGCCCCGGATCAGGGggcggccccggccccggccccagcCCCGGCCCCGGTCGCCTCCGCAGGGGAGGAGCTGTACGCCGCGCTCGAGGACTACCACCCGGCGGAGCTGTACCGCGCTCTGGCCGTATCTGGGGGAACCCTGCCCCGCCGCAAG GGCTCCGGTTTCCGATGGAAAAGCCTCAACCAGAGTCCTGAGCAGCAACG GAAAGTGCTCACCTTGGAGAAGGAGGAAAACGAAACCTTTGGCTTTGAGATCCAG ACCTATGGCCTCCACCATCGGGAGAAGCAGAAAGTGGAGATGGTCACCTTTGTGTGCCGAGTTCACGAGGCCAGCCCGGCCCAGCTGGCAGGACTCACCCCAG GAGACACTATCGCCAGTGTGAACGGACTCAACGTGGAAGGGATCCGGCACCGGGAGATCGTGGACATCATCAAAGCCTCCGGCAACGTCCTCAG ACTGGAGACAGTGTATGGAACCTCCATTCGGAAGGCGGAGTTAGAAGCCCGCTTGCAGTATCTGAAG CAAACTCTATACGAGAAATGGGGGGAATATCGATCGCTGATGGTGCAAGAGCAGCGGCTAGTGCATG GTATCGTGGTGAAGGACCCCAGCATTTACGACACCTTGGAGTCCGTCAGATCCTGCCTGTACGGCGCGGGCCTCCTCCCCGGCTCCCTGCCCTTCGGCCCCCTGCTTTCGGCCCCCAGCAGCTCCCGCAGCAGTTCGGGTCGGGCACGCGATGGCTCCGATGACTCAGTGTACCACACGTGCTTCTTTGGCGGGGCGGAGCCCCTAGCCCTGTGCCCTCCGGCCTCCAGCCAGGCTCCACCCCCGCCGCCACCACCGGCCCCCCGGCCCCTGTTGAGTCGCAGCGCTAGCGTGAAGTGCCCGGGCCCCGGCGGGGGCGGGGGTGGCGGCTCCCTCGGCCAGATGTGGACAGAGGCCCGGGAGCAGGGCTTGTGCGGCCCCGGGCTGCGCAAGACCAAGTACCAGAGCTTCCGGCGGCGGCTGCTCAAGTTCATCCCCGGACTGAACCGCtccctggaggaggaggagagccaGCTGTAG